The following are encoded in a window of Verrucomicrobiia bacterium genomic DNA:
- a CDS encoding response regulator, producing MNSAAHNLKTIRLFHVEDEPLDADLLKVHLRGLEIPVSIVEIASDIDFRKAIRAGPPDLVLSDSNVRGFDTENVFHYARNTSPPIPYIMFSGHPDPLLREKALASGAYAFIDKGRPGELIAAIRRLFVTKSELLPPPEHPVLAQCKEFRCLACRTAAGRWVDYIHRRELPEVLSWAEV from the coding sequence ATGAATTCCGCAGCGCACAATTTGAAGACCATTCGACTCTTCCACGTTGAGGATGAGCCTTTGGATGCCGACCTGCTAAAGGTTCACCTCCGCGGCTTGGAAATACCGGTTTCGATTGTCGAGATTGCCAGTGACATTGATTTTCGAAAGGCGATCCGGGCGGGACCTCCCGACTTAGTTCTTTCGGATTCAAACGTCCGAGGATTCGACACTGAGAATGTATTCCATTATGCGCGAAACACTTCTCCACCGATTCCATATATCATGTTCTCCGGGCATCCCGATCCCCTTCTTCGGGAGAAGGCGCTCGCATCTGGAGCGTACGCATTCATCGACAAGGGACGTCCTGGCGAGTTGATCGCCGCTATTCGGCGACTGTTTGTCACCAAGTCGGAATTGTTGCCACCGCCGGAACACCCAGTGCTCGCGCAGTGTAAAGAGTTCCGCTGTTTGGCATGTCGCACGGCGGCGGGTCGGTGGGTGGACTACATACATCGGCGAGAGCTGCCGGAGGTTCTTTCCTGGGCTGAGGTTTAG
- a CDS encoding DUF6804 family protein, whose product MAIDSWRLVAAKGATAALLFGALGENPYSYYTLLRWVVACLAGYCAFERWKAGSRGWTWAFSVIAVLFNPVAPVHLDRAAWALIDVSVGIVFLGSVVRHRTVSFKPAKSEADPHELAIFPIGRDHISGGTGETLMAAIRIHPMNLDAFQRSAAKFLGEEVRRYIEMSNRCQVSQVRPGLVAETVKELYLQRRFGCRGTDWIPGKRLYFHPAIQSQALTLSDGREIILYFDFSPVHGKWASNARGAKTPPGQVEKPEFHLLLGNDGPIGDSVELLIQFKLGKAALVRTTRFKKASEMARFIHEQLFDLVFFYLGNVQWDIGWGNIDELLTRQPIEHSFVRTPTVADYISHLKSQYPDTPFITTQLKNLSDAFEGTGVVFIPTPFATEDFERAARVAGVLAFQGAVSGNMLEPSCTI is encoded by the coding sequence ATGGCCATCGACTCATGGAGATTGGTCGCGGCAAAAGGCGCAACTGCCGCTCTTCTTTTTGGCGCATTAGGCGAGAATCCGTACAGTTACTACACCTTATTGCGATGGGTGGTTGCTTGCCTCGCCGGATATTGCGCTTTCGAGCGCTGGAAGGCTGGCTCGCGGGGTTGGACCTGGGCTTTTTCCGTAATTGCCGTGCTTTTTAATCCAGTGGCACCGGTGCATCTCGACCGCGCTGCATGGGCCCTCATCGACGTCTCCGTTGGGATAGTGTTTTTGGGATCGGTAGTTCGACATAGAACTGTTTCATTTAAACCGGCCAAGTCAGAAGCTGATCCACACGAGCTTGCAATTTTCCCAATCGGGCGCGACCACATATCAGGAGGTACCGGTGAGACGCTGATGGCTGCCATCCGCATTCATCCCATGAATTTGGACGCCTTCCAACGGAGCGCGGCTAAGTTCCTTGGCGAGGAGGTGAGGCGGTACATAGAGATGTCGAACCGCTGCCAAGTCTCACAAGTGCGGCCCGGGTTGGTGGCGGAGACTGTGAAGGAACTCTACCTCCAGAGACGGTTCGGTTGCAGGGGAACCGATTGGATACCCGGCAAACGGCTGTATTTTCATCCGGCCATTCAATCTCAAGCGCTGACACTTTCTGACGGGCGCGAAATCATACTCTACTTTGATTTCTCTCCCGTCCATGGAAAGTGGGCGTCTAATGCTCGCGGCGCCAAAACTCCGCCTGGGCAGGTCGAAAAACCTGAATTCCATCTGCTGCTCGGAAACGACGGCCCCATTGGAGACTCGGTTGAACTGCTCATTCAGTTCAAGTTGGGTAAGGCGGCGCTGGTTCGCACAACTCGATTCAAGAAAGCCAGCGAGATGGCACGGTTCATCCACGAGCAATTGTTCGATTTGGTCTTCTTCTACCTTGGTAATGTGCAATGGGACATTGGGTGGGGCAACATCGATGAGCTCCTTACGAGGCAGCCTATTGAGCATTCGTTCGTTCGAACACCTACGGTCGCCGATTACATATCCCACCTGAAGTCTCAATATCCAGACACGCCGTTCATCACTACACAATTGAAGAACCTTTCGGACGCCTTCGAGGGAACCGGCGTGGTATTCATTCCGACACCGTTCGCGACGGAGGACTTCGAGCGAGCGGCCCGAGTGGCCGGTGTTCTTGCCTTCCAGGGCGCCGTCTCGGGCAACATGCTGGAACCATCTTGCACCATATGA
- a CDS encoding BT4734/BF3469 family protein translates to MLISQFRSVNQPSPDKHLEAADVAASILQGRWKSQVERIRATYQRTPGTSDDKKNAIKPMKKQLPAVTWSGKFHTRSNSGIELHSGLLCADLDELAQPHAVKESLKRSQHLWLVATSPSGAGLKAIFRVPASADGHAASFEAVRNHIGELAGPEAAAKVDVQCKDVSRLCFVTDDPQAVVNPSACEIEVSSCSPYSSALLHATSLHDYITTSQIRAENVLQNVIARNEAENSLQRDHGAIVALYKSLVEPWFQAAISKRNHFITQAVPFLFNVVAETLVVRLVEHFYDCNRALFNDSKDQHMNETRSMLNSVIQAYPGKLGETERAIYAALKPPEQAAFRICRDLALRPVEPGEDRQPMTFFMAFGHLGDRISVHSQQAQRLMVGLEGCQILKLVQKGIRRQRGVPGKGGTYLWLLPSESRIQWKDAA, encoded by the coding sequence ATGCTCATCAGTCAATTCCGAAGCGTAAACCAACCGAGCCCTGACAAGCACCTTGAAGCCGCCGACGTCGCTGCCTCAATTTTACAAGGCCGGTGGAAATCCCAGGTTGAACGCATCCGAGCAACGTATCAGCGCACGCCCGGAACCAGCGATGATAAGAAAAACGCAATTAAACCGATGAAGAAGCAGCTGCCTGCCGTCACTTGGAGCGGAAAATTCCACACGCGGTCAAATTCGGGAATCGAGCTGCACTCTGGGCTCCTGTGCGCGGATTTGGATGAATTGGCGCAGCCACATGCGGTCAAAGAGTCCCTCAAGCGTAGCCAACACCTGTGGTTGGTAGCAACCTCACCATCCGGAGCGGGGCTCAAGGCAATTTTTCGTGTTCCGGCATCAGCAGATGGTCATGCCGCAAGTTTCGAAGCCGTTCGCAACCACATCGGCGAACTCGCTGGCCCTGAAGCCGCTGCTAAAGTTGACGTCCAATGCAAAGACGTAAGCAGGCTTTGCTTCGTTACTGATGACCCGCAGGCGGTCGTGAATCCAAGCGCATGTGAAATCGAGGTCTCCTCTTGCTCCCCTTATTCGTCTGCATTACTACATGCTACATCACTACATGACTACATTACTACATCACAGATCAGAGCAGAGAATGTGTTGCAGAATGTAATTGCCCGAAACGAAGCTGAGAACTCCCTACAGAGGGATCACGGGGCCATAGTCGCACTCTATAAAAGCCTTGTAGAACCATGGTTTCAGGCGGCAATCAGCAAACGGAACCATTTTATTACGCAGGCAGTGCCATTCCTCTTCAATGTGGTGGCGGAAACCCTCGTTGTGCGCCTCGTCGAGCATTTCTATGACTGCAATCGCGCACTTTTCAATGATTCAAAGGATCAACACATGAATGAGACTCGGTCCATGCTCAATTCCGTGATTCAGGCGTACCCAGGGAAACTAGGCGAGACAGAAAGAGCCATTTACGCGGCTTTGAAACCGCCGGAGCAAGCTGCGTTTCGTATTTGCCGTGATCTGGCTCTCAGACCCGTAGAACCCGGAGAAGACCGCCAGCCCATGACGTTCTTCATGGCGTTTGGACATCTAGGAGATCGCATTTCAGTCCACTCACAGCAAGCGCAACGGCTGATGGTGGGATTGGAAGGTTGCCAAATTCTTAAGCTCGTACAAAAGGGGATCCGGCGCCAACGCGGCGTTCCGGGAAAAGGCGGAACATATCTATGGCTTCTTCCCTCAGAGAGCAGGATCCAATGGAAGGATGCCGCCTAA
- a CDS encoding PAS domain S-box protein, giving the protein MSVIQNTHLKPVVDVDQRCDGNHFVQFYESEEFLVDSVAAFIGSGLGAGEGGVVIATSSHLVAIGHKLAAQGVDLAVVEARGQYVALDAAEALSKFMVDGCPEPSRFEAYIGHKIENAARGRRGVRAFGEMVSLLWADGNGDAVLSLEELWNKLAEKHTFTLFCAYPITGFSDTKHSRVFSRICQAHSHVKPLESLDKAPTAAEQSRLIAEIQQRALSLEKEIVERERAEETLRRREAELTQFVEHASVGLHWVGPDGIIQWANKADFEFLGFSGDDYIGHHIAEFHADRHVIDDILSRLSSGERLQNYEARLKCKDGSFKTVLIDSCVLWEGGKFIHTQCFTRDITDQKRAEDELRQTQRQLEADADALSKLNHLGSRLWKISSLQEGIDEMLNATIELLEADMGNIQLLDGPRLRIAAQRGFSREFLDFFSEVSVGDASACGRALRTGDRIIIPDVQVDKAYAPMRAIAESAGYRAVQSTPLIGRNGKPRGMISTHWHSPHCPNERQLRHLELYVRQATDFIERCEIEDVLRESEKRLRNIFNQSTVGLAQVDVDGRFILVNQRFCDILGYSAGELRNETCSDLMFFSDQALKFDKALHEGNSILIENRYARRDGSNVWVRNSVSPMTDADGGARQMLIVSVDITEEKRAQEGASRLAAIIEHSEDAIFSTDTEGVINSWNRGAERLYGYLAIEIVGRPIFTLIPPGRANEEPEILRRICRNETVENYETQRLRKDGAIIDVSLTVSPIKDSSGKVIGVSKVARDITEKVRSREILEQTVAERTASLREVVAQMEEFSYSVSHDLRAPLRAISGYADVLLEDPDGQIDETTRAYLGKIRRCSDRMNRLTLEVLTYSRVARSQIQLENVNLDRLVRDVMDQYSNVQGPALEVEILGELPLVCANETMLAQVVSNLLNNAVKFVSPSTKPRVLVRAEHFSKQVRVWFEDNGIGIRLKDQERIFGMFERLHPEGKFEGTGIGLAIVRKAMEKMGGKVGVESDGENGSRFWIELPAPNQIPARQGH; this is encoded by the coding sequence ATGAGCGTCATACAAAACACCCATTTAAAACCCGTCGTGGATGTCGATCAGCGGTGCGACGGGAACCACTTCGTCCAGTTTTACGAGAGTGAGGAATTCCTAGTAGATTCTGTTGCGGCATTCATTGGTTCCGGCTTAGGCGCGGGTGAAGGTGGGGTGGTGATTGCGACGTCTTCGCACCTGGTCGCAATCGGGCATAAGCTTGCTGCGCAGGGCGTGGATTTGGCAGTTGTGGAAGCGAGGGGTCAGTATGTTGCCCTTGATGCTGCCGAAGCGCTTTCTAAATTCATGGTGGATGGCTGCCCTGAGCCATCGAGATTTGAAGCCTATATCGGCCACAAGATCGAAAATGCCGCAAGGGGGCGCCGCGGTGTACGAGCTTTTGGAGAGATGGTGTCGCTGCTCTGGGCTGACGGAAACGGCGATGCCGTGCTCAGTTTGGAGGAACTCTGGAACAAATTAGCGGAGAAACACACATTCACGCTGTTTTGTGCCTACCCAATTACGGGCTTCAGCGATACGAAGCACAGCAGGGTTTTCTCTCGTATTTGTCAGGCTCACTCCCATGTAAAACCATTGGAATCCCTCGATAAAGCGCCAACAGCGGCCGAGCAGTCGCGGCTCATTGCGGAGATTCAGCAGAGGGCATTGTCACTGGAAAAGGAAATTGTCGAGCGTGAGCGCGCGGAAGAAACCCTGAGACGCCGCGAAGCAGAACTGACCCAATTTGTTGAGCACGCTTCGGTGGGGCTTCACTGGGTTGGTCCCGATGGAATTATTCAATGGGCGAACAAAGCTGATTTCGAGTTTCTTGGATTTTCCGGGGACGATTACATTGGGCATCACATTGCGGAATTTCACGCAGACCGTCATGTAATTGATGACATCCTTTCTAGGCTTTCAAGTGGCGAACGGCTACAAAATTACGAAGCGCGTCTCAAGTGCAAAGACGGCTCGTTCAAGACTGTTCTTATTGATTCCTGTGTTCTTTGGGAGGGAGGAAAGTTCATTCACACGCAATGCTTCACTCGCGACATTACCGATCAGAAGCGCGCAGAAGATGAACTGCGTCAAACCCAACGGCAACTAGAGGCCGACGCGGATGCCCTCTCTAAGTTAAATCATTTGGGATCGCGCCTATGGAAAATCTCGTCGCTGCAAGAAGGCATCGATGAAATGCTTAATGCGACTATCGAGCTGCTCGAGGCCGATATGGGCAATATTCAGCTTTTGGACGGCCCCAGGTTGCGAATCGCAGCCCAACGCGGCTTCAGCCGCGAGTTCCTCGACTTCTTTTCTGAAGTTTCGGTGGGCGACGCATCCGCATGTGGAAGGGCTCTGCGAACTGGCGACCGGATAATCATCCCTGATGTTCAGGTGGATAAAGCCTACGCACCGATGCGTGCCATTGCAGAGTCCGCCGGATATCGGGCGGTCCAGTCAACGCCGCTAATTGGGCGGAATGGAAAGCCGCGCGGAATGATTTCGACCCACTGGCACTCTCCGCATTGCCCCAACGAGAGACAGCTTCGGCACCTTGAGTTGTATGTCCGACAGGCCACTGACTTCATTGAAAGGTGCGAGATCGAAGATGTGTTGCGCGAAAGCGAGAAACGTTTGCGGAATATTTTTAACCAGAGCACTGTTGGATTAGCGCAAGTTGACGTCGATGGGCGCTTCATCCTGGTAAACCAGCGCTTTTGCGACATTCTTGGGTATTCGGCTGGGGAATTGAGAAACGAAACCTGCTCTGATCTGATGTTTTTCTCCGACCAAGCTCTCAAATTCGACAAAGCCCTGCACGAAGGAAACTCCATCTTGATTGAGAATCGTTACGCTCGCCGGGACGGGTCGAACGTATGGGTTCGAAACAGTGTTTCCCCGATGACCGACGCTGATGGGGGAGCGCGCCAGATGCTGATTGTTTCGGTCGATATTACCGAAGAGAAGCGGGCGCAGGAAGGTGCCTCCCGCCTGGCAGCAATCATAGAGCATTCAGAGGATGCAATCTTCAGCACGGATACTGAGGGCGTGATCAATAGCTGGAACAGGGGTGCAGAGCGCCTATACGGTTATCTTGCTATTGAAATCGTCGGACGTCCGATTTTTACGCTGATTCCTCCAGGCCGCGCAAATGAGGAGCCTGAAATTTTACGGCGGATCTGTAGAAACGAAACTGTGGAGAACTACGAAACTCAGAGGCTTCGCAAGGACGGAGCAATCATTGACGTCTCATTGACAGTCTCGCCAATCAAAGATTCGTCCGGAAAGGTTATTGGAGTGTCGAAGGTTGCGCGCGACATCACAGAAAAGGTTCGTTCGAGGGAAATCCTGGAGCAAACGGTTGCGGAACGCACGGCATCGTTACGCGAAGTTGTCGCCCAGATGGAGGAGTTTTCGTATTCAGTGTCCCACGATTTGCGGGCTCCGTTGCGAGCAATTAGCGGCTACGCGGATGTGTTGCTTGAAGATCCAGACGGACAAATTGATGAGACAACACGGGCGTACCTGGGAAAGATTCGACGATGCAGTGACCGGATGAACCGGCTCACACTGGAGGTGCTAACCTACAGTCGCGTAGCTCGCTCTCAAATCCAACTGGAGAATGTGAATTTGGATCGGCTTGTGCGGGATGTGATGGATCAATATTCAAATGTCCAAGGCCCAGCGCTTGAAGTCGAAATTCTCGGCGAATTACCTTTGGTGTGCGCCAATGAGACTATGTTGGCACAAGTCGTCTCCAACCTTTTGAATAATGCCGTAAAATTTGTCTCGCCCAGCACCAAGCCGCGCGTCCTCGTTCGCGCTGAACATTTTAGCAAGCAGGTGAGAGTATGGTTCGAGGATAACGGAATAGGCATCAGGCTTAAGGATCAGGAGCGTATTTTCGGAATGTTCGAACGGTTGCATCCGGAGGGAAAATTTGAAGGGACCGGTATCGGCTTGGCCATTGTGCGAAAAGCTATGGAAAAAATGGGCGGGAAGGTCGGCGTCGAGTCGGATGGGGAGAACGGAAGCCGTTTTTGGATCGAACTGCCCGCGCCGAATCAGATACCGGCGCGTCAGGGCCACTAG
- a CDS encoding phage Gp37/Gp68 family protein, which yields MSEKSKIEWTDATWNPVRGCTKISPGCAHCYAETFAERWRGIPGHPFEFGFDLRLVPEKLCDPIDWASPRMIFVNSMSDLFHHDVPDEYIVKVARVMVAADWHTYQVLTKRADRLRSLLNTKLDFASRYPHIWWGVSVENRKHGIPRISSLQRAPVPVRFLSVEPLLEDLGSINLSGIQWVIVGGESGSGARQMLPGWVRSIRAQCEEFGTAFFFKQWGGVRKSETGRELDGRTYDAFPVRSTTKRPSLEHRRQVWRQLNQECALLK from the coding sequence ATGAGCGAGAAATCGAAGATCGAATGGACGGACGCAACTTGGAATCCGGTGCGGGGTTGCACCAAGATTAGCCCCGGATGTGCTCACTGCTACGCGGAGACGTTCGCAGAACGGTGGAGAGGAATTCCTGGCCATCCTTTTGAGTTCGGTTTCGACCTCCGACTAGTTCCCGAAAAGCTTTGTGACCCTATAGATTGGGCGTCTCCTCGGATGATCTTTGTGAATTCCATGAGCGACCTTTTTCATCACGACGTGCCCGACGAATATATCGTCAAAGTTGCAAGGGTCATGGTAGCGGCAGACTGGCATACGTATCAGGTCTTGACGAAACGAGCAGACAGGCTCCGGTCACTTCTCAATACAAAGCTCGATTTTGCGTCTCGCTATCCCCACATCTGGTGGGGAGTCAGCGTTGAGAACCGAAAGCACGGGATTCCGAGAATATCCTCGCTCCAGCGAGCACCGGTCCCCGTCCGGTTTCTGTCCGTCGAACCATTGCTGGAGGACCTCGGATCGATTAACCTAAGCGGGATTCAGTGGGTCATCGTGGGCGGAGAGAGTGGATCGGGCGCTCGTCAAATGTTACCGGGCTGGGTACGAAGCATCCGCGCTCAGTGCGAGGAGTTCGGCACTGCCTTTTTCTTCAAACAATGGGGAGGTGTCAGAAAATCGGAAACAGGACGCGAACTAGACGGACGGACCTACGATGCCTTTCCCGTTCGCTCGACAACTAAGAGACCATCTTTGGAGCACCGACGTCAGGTCTGGCGGCAACTAAACCAAGAGTGCGCCTTGTTGAAGTGA
- a CDS encoding PRC-barrel domain-containing protein, with translation MKILTSAIVTIAILTAGTVGTSAAEKEKSAAKKSESSTSSQPQAASQNSRASELLKAKVKSQDGQEFGAAEDLIVDNSSGKIQFVVIGQGGALGVNKDLIPVPWTKAKVGQNEDNEPEINLQVSAQKLHSAPALQKDYSNLNDPQFAHVVKQFFTSGPSATSNGDGQHGSAYSATNGMSAMGGSEGPEGAQLESGSANSSTNENAELQDD, from the coding sequence ATGAAAATCCTTACATCAGCTATCGTCACGATTGCGATCTTAACGGCTGGCACTGTTGGAACGAGCGCCGCCGAGAAGGAAAAATCCGCAGCAAAGAAATCAGAGTCGTCAACATCATCCCAGCCACAGGCCGCATCTCAGAACTCGCGTGCAAGCGAGTTGCTGAAAGCGAAGGTAAAGTCGCAGGACGGCCAGGAGTTCGGGGCGGCGGAGGACCTGATCGTTGACAACTCAAGCGGCAAAATTCAATTCGTTGTCATAGGGCAGGGCGGCGCGCTCGGCGTTAACAAGGACCTCATCCCGGTTCCCTGGACCAAGGCAAAGGTCGGGCAGAACGAAGACAACGAACCTGAGATCAACCTGCAGGTCAGCGCACAAAAGCTCCACTCCGCGCCGGCGTTGCAGAAGGATTATTCAAATCTGAACGATCCCCAGTTTGCCCACGTTGTAAAACAGTTCTTCACATCGGGGCCCAGCGCCACCAGCAACGGCGACGGGCAGCACGGATCCGCTTACAGTGCAACCAATGGAATGTCTGCGATGGGAGGCAGCGAGGGGCCTGAAGGAGCTCAATTGGAATCCGGTTCGGCAAACAGCAGCACGAACGAAAACGCGGAATTACAGGACGATTGA
- a CDS encoding response regulator, which yields MTTVLLLIDDDEALPMLLEKRIESFDVLLRCTRDGDEGIDYLSRRGEYSDSQRFPSPSVVLLDVRMPRVNGFEVLEWMGQQSYLESLPVVVWSSSNLLEDRQKALALGAEDYVVKPMGLDAIVQLVRQIAATYRKPTAQLSNAFKSG from the coding sequence ATGACTACAGTGCTCCTTTTGATTGATGACGATGAAGCACTACCCATGTTGTTGGAAAAACGGATTGAGTCGTTCGATGTCTTGTTGCGATGCACGCGCGATGGAGATGAAGGAATTGACTATCTTTCTCGTCGAGGCGAGTACAGCGATAGTCAGCGCTTCCCCTCACCGTCCGTCGTTTTGTTGGACGTGAGAATGCCACGGGTCAACGGCTTCGAGGTTCTGGAATGGATGGGACAGCAATCGTACTTGGAATCACTTCCAGTGGTCGTTTGGTCGTCTTCAAATCTGTTGGAAGACCGCCAAAAGGCACTTGCGTTGGGAGCAGAAGATTATGTTGTAAAACCTATGGGCTTGGATGCCATAGTCCAACTGGTCAGGCAAATCGCCGCAACCTACCGAAAACCTACTGCTCAGCTGTCTAATGCTTTTAAATCCGGCTAG
- a CDS encoding three-Cys-motif partner protein TcmP: protein MNDDPSAFNWRESNDGLLPLLEPHSEAKLRVLQDYVEDYIAILCSNSFGLDRFRVTLIDGFCGGGIYANNREGSPFSLLRAVSAAEARLNCDGRTKSINIDCEWHFVDEAKEHIICLANALENLGFGHKIGKSIFLHTGAFATRCDDILARLKKRHPREGGRAIFFLDQCGYSQVTPQLIRRISGEVRHAEYIINFAIEWLLDFVSDTALFRKRLQNLGLGNYLSAEEVIRAKDTQGIHWKFAIESLIGPAFRRAAQMPFFSPFYIEPTDSHRGYWLLHLAPHERARSAMVDIFWRHANNVRHFGNTGLNMLAYKPDMNSTEYFAGMTFNDVTRSNVRKSLTSDFARVVRDSHHEGTTFRDFAKLYCNQTMADESLMSDVLSTLAAEGEITITGPSGGLKRSQKISGIDIISPCTQFQLQLPWKRT from the coding sequence ATGAATGACGATCCATCCGCTTTTAATTGGAGAGAATCGAACGACGGGTTGTTACCGCTTCTGGAGCCACACAGCGAAGCCAAGCTCCGCGTGCTGCAGGACTACGTCGAGGACTATATCGCAATCCTTTGCAGCAACTCCTTCGGGCTCGACAGGTTCCGGGTGACCTTGATCGATGGTTTCTGTGGCGGCGGCATTTATGCTAACAATCGAGAGGGTTCCCCGTTTTCCCTTCTCCGGGCCGTCTCAGCGGCGGAAGCGCGACTTAATTGTGACGGAAGAACGAAATCAATAAACATCGATTGCGAATGGCATTTCGTTGATGAAGCGAAGGAGCACATTATTTGCTTGGCGAATGCTTTGGAGAACTTGGGTTTTGGCCACAAGATCGGGAAGTCAATTTTTCTTCACACGGGAGCGTTCGCAACGAGATGTGACGACATCCTTGCCCGACTCAAGAAAAGGCATCCAAGGGAGGGCGGCCGCGCAATTTTCTTTCTTGATCAATGCGGATATTCCCAAGTCACGCCCCAGCTGATTCGCCGCATTTCGGGAGAAGTGAGGCACGCTGAGTACATTATCAACTTTGCCATAGAATGGCTTCTGGATTTCGTCAGCGATACCGCGCTTTTCCGCAAACGTTTACAAAATCTAGGCCTTGGGAATTACCTCTCAGCGGAGGAAGTAATTCGGGCGAAAGACACGCAAGGCATCCACTGGAAGTTCGCGATTGAGTCCCTGATCGGTCCAGCGTTCCGCCGGGCGGCTCAGATGCCCTTCTTTTCGCCTTTTTATATTGAGCCAACCGACAGTCATCGAGGCTATTGGCTGTTGCATTTGGCCCCACATGAGAGAGCAAGATCGGCTATGGTGGATATTTTTTGGCGCCATGCGAACAATGTGCGTCATTTCGGAAACACCGGCCTGAACATGCTCGCCTACAAGCCAGATATGAATTCGACAGAATACTTCGCCGGAATGACGTTCAATGACGTAACCCGTAGCAACGTTCGTAAATCTCTGACATCTGATTTTGCTCGGGTAGTCCGAGACAGCCATCATGAAGGGACCACCTTCAGGGATTTTGCCAAACTTTACTGCAATCAAACCATGGCAGACGAATCGCTGATGTCTGACGTACTCTCCACGCTCGCGGCGGAGGGCGAAATCACGATCACTGGGCCCTCTGGAGGACTTAAACGCTCGCAGAAGATTTCTGGGATCGATATCATCAGTCCATGCACTCAATTCCAGCTACAACTACCCTGGAAACGCACCTAG
- the bamE gene encoding outer membrane protein assembly factor BamE, with protein sequence MNRISKFIIGGVLLLLWLPIFSFTYYLGVQRYTPIDSFYTVLLGTDTAWAKDYRESNFARVKVGMTHQEVRKIMGDPVTHPNPDHADIYWSYTWSPRGTHYHQRGFLFSPSGSVTQVVKGFYFD encoded by the coding sequence ATGAATAGAATATCGAAATTTATTATTGGCGGTGTTCTTCTCTTATTGTGGCTGCCGATATTCTCCTTCACCTACTACTTAGGGGTTCAGCGCTACACGCCAATAGACTCATTTTATACCGTTCTTTTGGGGACCGATACAGCTTGGGCGAAGGATTATCGCGAGAGCAATTTTGCGAGGGTGAAGGTTGGAATGACGCACCAAGAGGTGCGAAAGATAATGGGGGATCCAGTGACCCACCCCAACCCTGATCACGCGGATATTTACTGGAGTTACACTTGGTCGCCTCGCGGTACACATTATCACCAGCGCGGCTTTTTGTTCTCACCGTCCGGCAGCGTCACGCAGGTAGTGAAAGGCTTTTATTTTGACTGA
- a CDS encoding MEDS domain-containing protein: MKGDSRHQCFIYKGPPSEQLPLMATRIKVKLDEGYRCLYLNSPAMVMGLQSCLATRGFDVASEGSKSKLILSSEQMVAADGGFDIELMLSKLSSAVDDALSAGYKGLFATGDMTWEFASEKNFAKLMEYEFRLEELFSKCEALHGICQYHQDTLPGEATWQALLTHRMVVVDERLSRVNPHFQSQEHLRKSEDIFPI; this comes from the coding sequence ATGAAAGGCGATTCCCGTCACCAATGCTTCATTTATAAGGGCCCTCCGTCAGAGCAGTTGCCCTTAATGGCGACCCGGATAAAGGTCAAACTCGATGAAGGCTATCGGTGTTTGTATTTGAACAGCCCTGCCATGGTGATGGGATTGCAATCGTGTCTCGCTACCCGCGGTTTCGATGTTGCTAGCGAGGGTTCCAAATCCAAGTTGATCCTGTCGTCGGAACAGATGGTCGCGGCTGACGGTGGTTTTGATATTGAATTGATGTTGTCAAAGCTTTCCTCCGCGGTGGATGACGCTCTAAGCGCCGGTTATAAAGGACTTTTCGCGACCGGGGATATGACTTGGGAGTTTGCCTCAGAGAAGAACTTCGCCAAGCTCATGGAATACGAATTCCGTTTGGAAGAGCTGTTCTCGAAATGCGAAGCATTACACGGAATTTGCCAGTATCATCAGGATACCCTTCCTGGGGAGGCCACGTGGCAAGCGCTGTTAACCCATCGAATGGTGGTTGTGGACGAGAGACTTTCCCGCGTTAACCCGCATTTTCAATCGCAAGAACACCTTCGAAAGTCGGAAGACATTTTTCCGATTTAA